The proteins below come from a single Alligator mississippiensis isolate rAllMis1 chromosome 2, rAllMis1, whole genome shotgun sequence genomic window:
- the LOC102559763 gene encoding olfactory receptor 10Q1 yields MHVGTNQTITTEFVFRPFSIVPTMQWLLFMLFLLLYLTIITGNTSIIWVVHTDHALQSPMYFFLGNLALLEVCYTTTVVPQMLASILDPHTTISLTGCGIQMFLFVALGSTDCFLLAIMAYDRYVAICHPLLYPLVMTRKLCLHLVIIALSLAFLLSLELTALIFAMSFCKHQINHFLCDVPPMLRLACADVHIHQTVMFSVGVIVLTIPFLLICLSYVFIVAAVLRIHSSQGRHQAFSTCSSHLTVVLLQYGCCSLVYLRPKSRSSEEEDRQLALIYTFATPMLNPLIYSLRNKDIKGALRRAVRRTIISQPR; encoded by the coding sequence ATGCATGTGGGCACCAACCAGACTATCACCACTGAGTTTGTCTTCCGACCCTTCTCCATCGTACCCACCATGCAGTGGCTCCTCTTCATGCTCTTCCTCCTACTCTACCTCACCATTATCACTGGCAACACATCTATCATCTGGGTGGTCCACACTGACCATGCCCTCCAgtcccccatgtatttcttcctggggAACCTGGCCTTGCTGGAGGTCTGCTACACCACCACAGTGGTGccccagatgctggccagcatccTAGATCCCCACACCACCATCTCCTTGACTGGCTGTGGGATTCAGATGTTTCTTTTTGTGGCACTAGGGAGTACTGACTGCTTCCTCCTGGCCATCATGGCATATGATCGATATGTGGCCATCTGCCACCCATTGCTCTACCCCCTTGTCATGACACGGAAGCTCTGTCTTCACTTGGTGATTATCGCACTGTCATTGGCCTTCCTGCTCTCACTGGAGCTGACAGCATTGATCTTTGCTATGTCCTTCTGCAAGCACCAGATCAACCACTTCCTGTGTGATGTGCCACCTATGCTGCGCCTGGCCTGTGCTGATGTCCACATCCACCAGACCGTCATGTTCAGTGTGGGTGTCATTGTCTTGACCATCCCCTTCCTCCTGATCTGCCTCTCCTATGTCTTCATTGTGGCTGCTGTACTGCGCATCCACTCGTCCCAAGGCCGTCACCaggccttctccacctgcagctcccacctgaCAGTGGTGCTGCTTCAAtatggctgctgcagcctggtctACTTGCGTCCCAAGTCCAGGTCTTCAGAAGAAGAGGATCGTCAGCTTGCTCTAATATACACCTTTGCCACCCCCATGCTCAACCCCttgatctacagcctgaggaacaaggacaTCAAGGGTGCTCTGCGAAGAGCAGTCAGACGGACCATCATTTCCCAGCCTCGCTGA